Proteins co-encoded in one Mycobacterium mantenii genomic window:
- a CDS encoding TetR/AcrR family transcriptional regulator, translated as MKRRPKDRKIQIARAATDAFSELGYHAVSMENIAARVGISAAALYRHSQGKYDLFRDVFLALGQQLVDATAFADALPADGDPEEQLSALTDALIDTTIVNRTAGGLYRWEGRYLRGDDQHALAEQIKLTNRRLQRPLTRLRPKLTSRQRWILSAATLSVIGSITDHRSRLNNAEIRAALSEIANAVLRAELPTQRGRGSDRLQAATLTSAAGSYELLLHESMRLFNERGYRETGMEDIAAAVGIPVASIYQYFPGKAAILAVYYRRAADQLSGDLSSILATNADPEQALAQLIEAYVTRSFVNPELACVYYTERHNLPDTDAVLLYNIQRSTVESWATLAVAANPELTLGRARYAVHAAFALAVDIGRLVYPNTNAAAGLTVRRLMEVTVLGRPAEASRNAPRGGRQRH; from the coding sequence GTGAAGCGGCGCCCGAAGGACCGCAAGATCCAGATCGCCCGCGCGGCCACCGATGCATTCAGCGAGCTGGGTTATCACGCGGTCAGCATGGAAAACATCGCGGCGCGGGTCGGAATCTCCGCTGCCGCGTTGTATCGCCACTCGCAGGGCAAATACGACCTGTTTCGCGACGTCTTCTTGGCGCTGGGTCAGCAACTGGTCGACGCCACGGCGTTCGCCGATGCCCTGCCCGCCGACGGCGATCCCGAGGAGCAACTCAGCGCGCTGACCGATGCGCTGATCGACACCACGATCGTCAACCGCACCGCCGGCGGGCTGTATCGGTGGGAGGGCCGCTACCTACGCGGCGACGATCAGCACGCCCTGGCCGAACAGATCAAATTGACCAACCGGCGCCTGCAGCGTCCGCTCACGAGGCTTCGGCCGAAATTGACGTCGCGGCAACGCTGGATCCTGTCGGCGGCCACGCTGAGCGTCATCGGCAGCATCACCGACCATCGGTCCCGCCTGAACAACGCCGAAATCCGTGCGGCGCTGAGCGAGATCGCGAACGCGGTGTTACGGGCCGAGTTGCCGACGCAGCGCGGTCGCGGATCCGACCGGTTGCAGGCAGCGACGCTGACCAGCGCCGCCGGAAGTTATGAGCTTCTCCTGCACGAATCGATGCGCCTGTTCAACGAGCGCGGCTATCGCGAAACCGGAATGGAAGACATCGCCGCGGCGGTGGGCATACCGGTGGCCAGCATCTATCAGTACTTTCCGGGGAAGGCCGCCATTTTGGCGGTGTACTACCGACGCGCGGCCGACCAACTCTCCGGTGACCTCTCCAGCATCCTGGCCACCAACGCCGACCCGGAACAGGCGCTCGCGCAACTCATCGAGGCCTACGTCACCCGGTCCTTCGTCAACCCCGAACTGGCCTGCGTGTACTACACCGAGCGGCACAACCTGCCGGACACAGACGCCGTGCTGCTGTACAACATTCAGCGCTCCACCGTCGAATCCTGGGCCACCCTCGCCGTCGCGGCCAACCCGGAACTCACCCTCGGCCGGGCCCGATACGCAGTCCACGCCGCGTTCGCGCTTGCGGTGGACATCGGGCGCCTGGTCTACCCCAACACCAACGCGGCCGCCGGCCTCACCGTGCGCCGCCTGATGGAGGTCACGGTGCTGGGACGACCGGCCGAAGCCTCCCGCAATGCGCCTCGCGGCGGCCGGCAGCGCCACTGA
- a CDS encoding MlaD family protein: MKVRGPLIGLSVFMAIAIAVTWMVYATLRRDVAGPTTPYAAVFTDVYGLRIGDDVRMAGVRVGRVENVELTGKLAKVSFIVENDQHLYGNTVASVTYQNIIGQRYLGLSLGEIGNRGPLPAGGVIPVQQTDPSFDVGKLLNGFEPLFTLLNAKDADDLTRGVLQSLQGDQASIPLLVQQTSTITRTLSARDQSLGDLISSLTRVTDTVARQNDDLDHALDQTRDAVTNFDNRRASLQDSVGSIARVTRRLSAIADDVDPALNELITREPGFSKHMVGIEPQLAFTGDNLPLLLKGFARATGEGTYGNAYACDLNATGFFPGLNDITTFIVNAATPGNAHPITTKNMGWHTPRCRNMANG, encoded by the coding sequence ATGAAAGTGCGGGGTCCCCTGATCGGCCTGTCCGTCTTCATGGCGATCGCCATCGCCGTGACGTGGATGGTGTACGCCACCCTGCGGCGAGACGTGGCGGGGCCGACCACGCCGTACGCGGCGGTGTTCACCGACGTTTACGGGTTGCGGATCGGCGACGACGTCCGGATGGCCGGTGTGCGGGTCGGCCGCGTCGAAAACGTCGAACTCACCGGCAAATTGGCGAAAGTCTCGTTCATCGTCGAGAACGATCAGCACCTGTATGGAAACACCGTCGCATCGGTGACCTATCAGAACATCATCGGACAGCGGTATCTGGGCCTGTCGCTGGGCGAAATCGGCAACAGGGGCCCGCTGCCCGCCGGCGGCGTGATACCGGTGCAACAGACGGACCCCTCCTTCGATGTGGGAAAGTTGCTCAACGGTTTCGAGCCGCTGTTCACCTTGCTCAATGCCAAGGATGCCGACGACCTGACCAGGGGCGTATTGCAGTCGCTGCAAGGCGATCAGGCGTCCATCCCGCTGCTGGTGCAGCAGACATCGACGATCACCCGGACGCTGTCCGCACGCGATCAATCCCTGGGCGATCTGATCAGCAGTCTCACGAGGGTCACCGACACCGTCGCCCGCCAAAACGACGACCTCGACCACGCGCTCGACCAAACGCGCGATGCGGTAACCAATTTCGATAATCGCCGCGCGTCGTTGCAGGACTCGGTGGGGTCGATCGCCCGGGTGACCCGCCGGCTCTCGGCGATCGCTGACGATGTGGATCCGGCGCTGAACGAACTCATCACCCGAGAGCCGGGGTTCAGCAAGCACATGGTCGGCATCGAACCGCAGCTGGCGTTCACCGGCGACAACCTGCCGTTGCTGCTGAAGGGCTTTGCCCGCGCCACCGGCGAGGGAACCTACGGCAATGCCTATGCGTGCGATCTGAACGCCACGGGTTTCTTCCCGGGACTCAACGACATCACCACCTTCATCGTCAACGCGGCCACACCGGGCAACGCCCATCCGATCACCACCAAGAACATGGGGTGGCACACCCCGCGATGCAGGAACATGGCTAATGGGTGA
- a CDS encoding MlaE family ABC transporter permease, translating to MTASAYVPTLARPILGAYRATAAPIMRLGHMLVFFVRAVLAVPSVLRQYRTEFVRLLSNIAWGNGSIVVGGGTAGVAVVLGFTAGALVAVEGYNFLNLLGLGPATGIISSLVNTRELAPIMASLAFAMQAGCRFTAQLGAMRIAEEIDALESLAIRPIPFLVTTRLMASVIAVIPLYIACLAVTYLTCQVVAGVISGGSIGPYLHYFTMMLSAKDIAYSVLKCVVFVWLSSTVQCYYGFYAAGGPEGVGVAAGHAMRASITVVIMVNMLLTMALWSIDAGARFGG from the coding sequence ATGACGGCCTCTGCGTACGTCCCCACCCTGGCCCGGCCGATTCTCGGTGCCTATCGGGCCACGGCCGCCCCGATCATGCGGTTGGGGCACATGCTGGTGTTCTTCGTGCGGGCCGTGCTTGCCGTGCCCTCCGTGCTGCGGCAGTACCGCACGGAATTCGTACGCTTGCTGTCGAATATCGCCTGGGGCAACGGGTCGATCGTCGTCGGCGGCGGTACGGCCGGGGTCGCGGTGGTACTCGGCTTCACCGCCGGCGCACTGGTGGCCGTGGAGGGTTACAACTTCCTCAACCTGCTCGGCTTGGGTCCCGCGACCGGCATCATCTCGTCGCTGGTCAACACCCGCGAGTTGGCACCGATCATGGCGTCGCTGGCCTTCGCGATGCAGGCCGGCTGCCGGTTCACCGCGCAGCTGGGCGCCATGCGCATCGCCGAAGAGATCGATGCGCTGGAATCGCTGGCCATCCGCCCTATCCCGTTTCTGGTAACGACGCGGCTCATGGCCTCCGTCATCGCGGTGATCCCGCTCTACATCGCGTGCTTGGCGGTGACCTATCTGACATGCCAGGTCGTCGCCGGTGTGATCAGCGGTGGCTCCATCGGCCCGTACCTGCACTACTTCACCATGATGCTGAGCGCCAAGGACATCGCCTATTCGGTCCTCAAGTGCGTTGTCTTCGTCTGGCTTTCGTCCACCGTACAGTGCTACTACGGGTTTTACGCCGCGGGCGGCCCGGAGGGCGTGGGGGTGGCCGCCGGACATGCCATGCGTGCCAGCATCACCGTCGTGATCATGGTCAACATGCTGCTCACGATGGCGTTGTGGAGCATCGACGCCGGCGCGAGATTCGGTGGCTGA
- a CDS encoding MCE family protein yields the protein MTSGRHKLIAVGAAIAAVAAVAIGAIGHYVKSRLDTMTVTAQFDSAAGLYEGNVVAVLGMPVGKVSKVTSKGSYVEAELTVDKKVKIPAGARAVTITTSILTDRQVELTPPYRSGPVLKNHDTIGLTRTKTPVAFDRVLDMLDKVSKSLKGDGKGGGPIADLTDSAVAITDGNGKKILSALDELSNALRLSSERGGTTREQLTTIITDLSSITEAAARNDAKVRQFGSTTRQLSQILADEKFGTGTTGHTINRILEEVTTLLEQNREDLKQAVHNGDTVAKTIVEDQRGVSEMLDVLPMTLENLYNTVDQNNGAIRVHGLLDKALTDSQSAKELCNLMHLRQLGCSTGTLQDYGPDFGLTYILDGLSAMGQ from the coding sequence ATGACCTCCGGTAGGCACAAACTCATCGCCGTGGGCGCCGCGATAGCGGCGGTGGCCGCCGTCGCTATCGGGGCAATCGGCCACTACGTCAAGTCCCGCCTGGACACCATGACCGTGACCGCGCAATTCGACAGCGCCGCGGGCCTTTACGAAGGAAATGTCGTTGCAGTTCTCGGTATGCCGGTGGGCAAGGTCAGCAAGGTCACGTCCAAAGGCAGTTACGTCGAGGCCGAGTTGACGGTGGACAAGAAGGTCAAAATCCCTGCGGGCGCCCGCGCGGTCACCATCACCACCTCGATCCTCACCGACCGACAGGTTGAACTCACCCCGCCCTACCGGAGCGGTCCGGTGCTGAAGAACCACGACACGATCGGGCTCACCCGAACCAAAACACCGGTGGCTTTCGATCGCGTACTCGACATGCTCGACAAGGTGTCCAAATCGCTGAAGGGCGACGGCAAGGGCGGCGGACCCATTGCCGACCTGACTGACTCCGCGGTCGCCATCACCGACGGCAACGGGAAGAAGATCCTGTCGGCCCTGGACGAGCTTTCCAACGCGCTGCGGCTCAGCTCCGAGCGGGGCGGAACCACCCGCGAGCAGTTGACCACGATCATCACCGACCTCAGCTCGATCACGGAGGCCGCCGCACGCAACGACGCCAAAGTGCGCCAATTCGGTTCCACAACACGCCAGCTCAGCCAGATACTCGCCGACGAAAAATTCGGCACCGGAACCACCGGACACACCATCAACAGGATCCTCGAAGAAGTCACCACGCTGCTCGAGCAGAACCGGGAGGACCTCAAGCAGGCGGTGCACAACGGCGACACCGTCGCCAAGACGATCGTCGAGGATCAGCGCGGAGTGTCCGAAATGCTCGATGTCCTCCCCATGACGCTGGAAAACCTCTACAACACCGTCGATCAGAACAACGGCGCGATACGCGTGCACGGGCTGCTCGACAAGGCCCTGACCGACAGCCAGTCCGCCAAGGAACTCTGCAATCTCATGCACCTGCGCCAACTCGGCTGCAGCACCGGCACATTGCAAGACTATGGACCCGACTTCGGCTTGACCTACATCCTCGACGGTCTCTCGGCGATGGGGCAATAG
- a CDS encoding MCE family protein, with protein MGDSLKARWLRRRPLESYNRTWLGLAGLAVVAALVAVSLGIKLLGIGYTHYTAEFLQAATLRPGNPITVAGIEVGHVTSMRLDGDHVEAGLSVRDNVSLGRDTRAVIKVMTILGSRYLELEPDGPGSLPGKTINLAHTEVPYDLQSLLEDATTTFEQVDSDQFAQSLGVLGKQLGGVPPLVPQAVANLQTLSTITADRRGQLGTLLKSTERVVNTLRRQQTNIGHLMDQGQDLLGHLVAREATFHAMFAGLTDLVDQLDKIVVNNRPMLDELFANLHQLTNMVGQHDDLLRNLLQVAPVALRGLTNATGYGPVVEFNLPNGLAIDSWMCAISGRAKEFKMIQYFKDCK; from the coding sequence ATGGGTGACTCGCTCAAGGCTCGGTGGTTGCGACGCCGACCGCTCGAGTCGTACAACCGGACCTGGCTCGGGCTGGCGGGACTGGCGGTGGTCGCCGCTCTCGTCGCGGTGTCGTTGGGGATCAAGCTGCTCGGTATCGGCTACACCCACTACACGGCCGAATTCCTGCAGGCCGCAACGCTGCGACCCGGAAACCCGATCACCGTCGCCGGCATCGAAGTCGGACACGTCACCAGCATGAGGCTCGATGGCGACCACGTCGAGGCCGGTCTGAGCGTGCGCGACAACGTCTCGCTGGGCAGGGACACCCGGGCGGTGATCAAGGTGATGACCATCCTCGGTTCGCGCTATCTCGAGCTGGAGCCCGACGGCCCGGGCTCCCTGCCGGGCAAGACGATCAACCTGGCTCACACCGAGGTGCCGTACGACCTGCAGTCGCTACTCGAGGACGCCACCACCACCTTCGAGCAGGTCGATTCCGACCAGTTCGCGCAGTCACTTGGGGTGCTGGGCAAGCAACTCGGCGGAGTGCCGCCGCTGGTGCCGCAGGCCGTCGCGAATCTGCAGACGTTGTCCACGATCACCGCCGACCGACGAGGCCAACTCGGTACGCTGCTGAAAAGCACTGAGCGAGTGGTTAATACCCTGCGGCGTCAGCAGACCAACATCGGACATCTGATGGATCAGGGGCAGGATCTGCTCGGTCACCTGGTGGCGCGCGAGGCCACCTTTCACGCCATGTTCGCAGGGCTGACCGACCTTGTCGACCAGCTCGACAAGATCGTCGTCAACAACCGGCCGATGCTCGACGAGCTGTTCGCCAACCTGCACCAGCTGACGAATATGGTCGGCCAGCACGACGATCTGTTGCGCAATCTGCTGCAGGTTGCGCCGGTGGCGCTGCGGGGCCTGACCAACGCCACCGGCTACGGGCCGGTGGTGGAGTTCAACCTGCCCAACGGCCTCGCGATCGATTCCTGGATGTGTGCCATCAGTGGTCGCGCCAAAGAATTCAAGATGATCCAGTACTTCAAGGACTGCAAATGA
- a CDS encoding mannan-binding family protein → MRVIRLSASVATVAAAVLSAPAASASAQSFCGDLGGDWDGQYCHTSVQSERKAVRDIKIGLPGDLVENPTSGPPIREYLRNLMNNWRTKGTSMVQDSWGEENYQVFSHGHALSVVFHEDYHADGPAFNNAYRTFTFDMAGGKRLQLADITKPGIDPLTAIPPLAEPFIQEALDRAAWQHNPATYPFTVDRWTPDKVFSGGYKAWALTPDELILYMPDYPVGHDSPIQYGQSEQWSMDGGAVEPHIPLNALGPVLRPEFGGA, encoded by the coding sequence ATGCGGGTGATTCGGCTCTCGGCCAGTGTGGCGACGGTGGCGGCCGCGGTGCTCAGCGCACCGGCGGCATCGGCCTCGGCACAGTCGTTCTGCGGCGATCTCGGCGGCGACTGGGACGGGCAGTACTGCCACACCTCGGTGCAGTCCGAACGAAAGGCCGTCCGTGACATCAAGATAGGGCTCCCCGGTGACCTGGTCGAGAACCCCACCAGCGGGCCGCCCATCCGCGAATACCTGCGCAACCTGATGAACAACTGGCGCACCAAGGGCACCTCGATGGTCCAGGACAGTTGGGGCGAGGAGAACTACCAGGTGTTCTCGCATGGGCACGCCCTCAGTGTGGTCTTCCACGAGGACTACCACGCCGACGGCCCGGCGTTCAACAACGCTTATCGCACGTTCACCTTCGACATGGCGGGCGGAAAGCGGCTACAACTGGCCGACATCACCAAACCGGGGATCGATCCGCTGACCGCCATCCCGCCGCTAGCCGAGCCGTTCATTCAGGAGGCACTCGACCGCGCTGCATGGCAGCACAACCCGGCGACGTATCCGTTCACCGTGGACCGGTGGACGCCGGACAAGGTTTTCTCGGGCGGCTACAAGGCGTGGGCGCTGACCCCCGATGAGCTGATCCTGTACATGCCGGACTATCCGGTCGGACACGACTCCCCGATCCAGTACGGGCAATCCGAGCAGTGGTCGATGGACGGGGGCGCCGTCGAGCCTCACATTCCACTCAACGCGCTCGGCCCGGTCCTGCGTCCGGAATTCGGCGGAGCGTAA
- a CDS encoding MlaD family protein: MNAAKRKALAVALSAVMVSSGCATNGLSSLPLPAPGIGDGGYLLNAVFSNALNLPAHAKVKLAGADIGQLESMVARNYTAVTTLRIMDGVRVPVGSTAELRSATPLGDVFVAIKPPTPMDPSAPLLKSGDTIGLQATRAAATVESVLSSAALLVNGGSVRNFTNIVNGAGKATGDQGRAFGDLINRTNLLLGKLNSRSEQIDAAVTETAALADRLDQKDQALTDVLQAIGPATNVLSSNADEIADVVDELGATTHQLSKFPSIAGTDKTGRSVIKDANTIAAAWNDVVLSPDTSLAGLNRLIPPFVKSTPSQAISVRGSFDRLVMGSRPGTGAETGGFKGDPAFHGPMRRDWNYMIGSIKYVLWRLQERVVGRGPQTPMGQSPWKPVGPPLPPAPAGEAPPDPMIPEPPR, translated from the coding sequence ATGAATGCGGCTAAACGCAAAGCACTGGCGGTGGCGCTCAGTGCGGTCATGGTCAGCTCCGGTTGCGCCACCAACGGGCTGTCCAGCCTGCCGCTGCCGGCCCCGGGAATCGGCGATGGGGGATACCTGCTCAACGCCGTCTTCTCCAACGCACTGAACCTGCCGGCCCACGCGAAGGTCAAACTCGCGGGCGCCGACATCGGGCAGCTCGAATCGATGGTCGCGCGCAACTACACCGCGGTCACCACCCTGCGAATCATGGACGGCGTCCGCGTACCGGTCGGCAGCACCGCCGAGCTGCGGTCGGCGACCCCGCTTGGCGACGTGTTCGTCGCGATCAAGCCGCCCACGCCGATGGACCCCAGCGCGCCGCTACTGAAGAGCGGGGACACCATCGGCCTGCAAGCCACCCGCGCCGCCGCCACCGTGGAGAGCGTGCTGAGCTCGGCCGCGCTGCTCGTCAACGGTGGCTCGGTCCGCAACTTCACCAATATCGTCAACGGCGCCGGCAAGGCGACGGGCGACCAAGGACGCGCATTCGGCGACCTGATCAATCGAACCAACTTACTGCTGGGCAAGCTCAATTCACGCTCGGAGCAGATCGACGCCGCGGTGACCGAGACGGCGGCCCTCGCCGACCGGCTGGACCAGAAGGACCAAGCACTCACCGACGTGCTGCAGGCCATCGGGCCGGCGACGAATGTGTTGTCCAGCAACGCCGACGAGATCGCCGACGTGGTCGACGAGCTCGGCGCGACGACGCATCAGCTATCCAAGTTCCCGTCGATCGCCGGCACCGACAAGACCGGCCGCAGCGTCATCAAGGACGCCAACACCATCGCCGCCGCGTGGAACGATGTCGTGTTGAGCCCCGACACCAGCCTCGCCGGCCTCAACCGGCTGATCCCGCCGTTCGTGAAATCTACCCCTAGCCAGGCGATCTCGGTGCGCGGCAGCTTCGATCGGCTGGTCATGGGATCGCGGCCGGGCACCGGAGCGGAGACGGGGGGCTTCAAGGGCGATCCCGCATTTCATGGCCCCATGCGCCGCGACTGGAACTACATGATCGGTTCCATCAAATACGTCCTGTGGCGCCTGCAAGAACGGGTCGTGGGCCGGGGCCCGCAAACGCCGATGGGGCAAAGTCCTTGGAAGCCGGTCGGTCCGCCGCTTCCGCCGGCGCCCGCCGGGGAGGCACCACCGGATCCCATGATCCCGGAGCCACCGCGGTGA
- a CDS encoding MlaD family protein — protein sequence MPNSLDLDGRGPSDQQLLAMGGAVLLIAGLITGSLLLKSTGRLNDYIRVVAELTNVGDGLPARSDVKYHGLLVGAVDNVVPAAYGKPNYVHINLKPEYARDIPGAVTARVVPSNVFAVSSVQLVDGGPSPSIRSGARIPEDLQLSTVIFQTTISKLRDILAATGRGREDHSVGILAAVAAATNNRRGALLTAGAQMTRVLDELNGIVTTDPGPSTVSALLDATRGLQSTAPDLVDVLHDAVRPMQTLAEKREQFRSLVTGSHHTFGVSRQAFDNHTDQLIEMTQNLTPALGVFALHSDKFVPIFTRLNRLSDKFFKEVWDPELDTGNMRVNLALTPTYTYTRADCPRYGQLLGPSCYTAPTIAVRPDLPEVLLPQNYHPPADLAPPPGTQVGPDGNLVAVGPPLYNPNPSLQDPNPPLPWWPWPIGPAPRVPGTADPDDAPPPPPGAPPTPPPGPINAVAPSGYGGNVGPVGSQHERDQLGMITGQGRSASVATQLLLGPVARGTAVSLQPREQQPAGGPK from the coding sequence ATGCCGAATTCGCTAGATCTCGACGGACGCGGACCCTCCGACCAACAGCTGCTGGCTATGGGCGGCGCGGTGCTGTTGATAGCGGGACTGATCACGGGCAGCCTCCTGCTGAAGTCCACCGGACGGCTCAACGACTACATCCGCGTCGTCGCCGAGCTGACGAACGTGGGTGACGGGCTGCCGGCCCGCTCGGATGTGAAGTATCACGGGCTGCTGGTCGGCGCCGTCGACAACGTGGTTCCGGCGGCGTACGGCAAACCCAACTACGTCCACATCAACCTCAAACCCGAGTACGCCAGGGACATTCCGGGCGCGGTGACCGCCCGCGTGGTGCCCAGCAATGTGTTCGCGGTGTCATCGGTGCAACTCGTCGACGGCGGCCCCAGCCCAAGCATCCGCAGTGGGGCGCGCATCCCCGAAGACCTACAGCTTTCGACGGTGATCTTCCAGACGACGATCAGCAAGCTGCGTGACATCCTCGCCGCGACCGGCCGGGGCCGCGAGGACCACAGCGTGGGGATTCTGGCCGCCGTCGCGGCCGCTACCAACAACAGACGCGGTGCGCTGCTCACCGCGGGTGCGCAGATGACCCGCGTGCTCGATGAGCTCAACGGCATCGTCACCACCGATCCGGGACCGTCGACGGTGTCCGCATTGCTGGATGCCACTCGCGGCCTGCAGTCCACGGCTCCCGACCTCGTCGACGTCTTGCACGACGCGGTCAGACCGATGCAGACCTTGGCCGAAAAGCGGGAACAATTCCGGTCGCTGGTCACCGGATCGCACCACACCTTCGGCGTCAGCCGGCAGGCGTTCGATAACCACACCGATCAGCTGATCGAGATGACGCAAAACCTCACACCCGCCCTGGGCGTGTTCGCCCTGCACAGCGACAAGTTCGTGCCCATCTTCACCAGGCTGAACCGGTTGTCCGACAAGTTCTTTAAAGAGGTGTGGGATCCCGAGCTCGACACGGGAAACATGCGGGTGAATCTGGCGCTGACGCCGACCTACACCTACACCCGCGCCGACTGCCCGCGCTACGGGCAGTTGTTGGGGCCGAGCTGCTACACCGCACCGACGATCGCGGTCCGGCCCGATCTGCCCGAGGTTCTGTTGCCGCAGAACTACCACCCGCCCGCGGATCTGGCGCCGCCCCCGGGCACCCAGGTCGGACCCGACGGCAATCTCGTTGCGGTCGGCCCGCCGCTGTACAACCCCAACCCGAGCCTGCAAGACCCCAACCCGCCGCTGCCGTGGTGGCCGTGGCCGATCGGCCCGGCTCCGCGAGTCCCGGGAACCGCCGATCCCGATGACGCACCGCCACCGCCACCCGGCGCGCCACCGACCCCGCCCCCGGGCCCGATCAATGCGGTCGCACCATCGGGCTACGGCGGCAACGTCGGACCCGTTGGCAGCCAACACGAGCGCGACCAGCTGGGCATGATCACCGGCCAGGGCCGGTCCGCGTCGGTGGCGACCCAACTGCTGCTCGGTCCGGTGGCTCGCGGTACAGCGGTATCGCTGCAACCCCGGGAACAGCAGCCGGCGGGCGGCCCGAAATGA
- a CDS encoding MlaD family protein has protein sequence MIDSIGRFIVGVVRAGHRRRAWLSGIALVFTLVVGVTYLAVGALRINPLNSTYRITIRLPESGGLLANQDVSVRGIRVGRIQSLRPTPTGVEVIANINENTKIPLASPVRVSGLSPAGEQYIDFEPASDTGPFLSNGSVIGPQHTTTPIPLSQVLADADGLLAQTDPKKLEIVKRELSLSKEGPQKLTDIIDGATFLLSTMDPVLPQTVSMLKTSRVVLTTLADKNAGLGATSRNVGDLMTGVNKMDRGYRKFVDQTPHALSSVDNLFDDNSDTMVGLLANLVTTARIIYVRVPALNAVFPDYRGSTLEALMTTMHEHGLWATADIYPRYTCDYGTPRRPSSSADYPEPFLHTYCGDDDPQVLIRGAKNAPRPGGDDTAGPPPGADLGQTADPTPKGRFTIPTPYGGPALPIEPPH, from the coding sequence GTGATCGACAGTATCGGCCGGTTCATCGTCGGGGTGGTCAGAGCGGGCCACCGCCGGCGCGCCTGGCTCTCCGGCATCGCGCTGGTATTCACCCTCGTGGTGGGCGTGACCTACCTGGCGGTCGGAGCGCTGCGCATCAACCCGCTCAACTCGACCTACCGGATTACGATCCGGCTGCCCGAATCCGGTGGGCTGCTGGCTAATCAAGACGTGTCCGTCCGCGGCATCCGGGTCGGGCGGATTCAATCGCTGCGGCCCACACCCACCGGCGTCGAGGTGATCGCCAACATCAATGAGAACACCAAGATCCCCCTCGCGAGCCCGGTGCGGGTGTCCGGGCTATCGCCCGCGGGCGAGCAGTACATCGATTTCGAACCCGCATCCGACACCGGCCCGTTCCTGTCGAACGGGAGCGTGATCGGCCCACAGCACACCACCACGCCCATCCCGCTGTCGCAAGTGCTCGCCGACGCCGACGGACTGCTGGCCCAAACCGATCCGAAGAAGCTCGAAATCGTCAAGCGGGAACTGAGTTTGAGCAAAGAGGGCCCGCAGAAGCTCACCGACATCATTGACGGTGCCACGTTCCTGTTGTCGACAATGGATCCGGTGTTGCCGCAGACCGTCAGCATGCTCAAGACCAGCCGGGTGGTCCTGACCACGCTCGCCGACAAAAACGCCGGACTCGGTGCGACGTCTCGCAATGTCGGCGACCTGATGACCGGCGTGAACAAAATGGACCGCGGCTACCGCAAATTCGTCGATCAGACCCCCCACGCCCTGTCCTCGGTAGACAACCTGTTCGACGACAACTCCGACACCATGGTCGGGCTGCTGGCCAATCTGGTGACCACCGCGCGGATCATCTATGTCCGTGTTCCGGCGTTGAATGCGGTCTTTCCCGACTATCGGGGCTCCACGCTCGAGGCCCTGATGACGACCATGCACGAGCATGGCCTGTGGGCGACCGCCGATATCTACCCGCGCTACACGTGCGACTACGGCACCCCGCGCCGGCCGTCGTCATCGGCGGACTACCCCGAGCCCTTCCTGCACACCTACTGCGGAGACGACGACCCACAGGTACTGATCCGGGGCGCCAAAAATGCGCCCCGACCGGGTGGCGACGACACGGCGGGCCCACCTCCCGGGGCCGACCTCGGGCAAACCGCTGACCCAACACCCAAGGGGCGCTTCACCATTCCGACGCCGTACGGGGGGCCCGCGCTGCCGATAGAGCCGCCCCACTAA
- a CDS encoding Mce protein, with amino-acid sequence MTITDDQECGTSEDTENPPGDEREAAVDADGEQKVNGRTRPWKRYARYVLVAAVYAGAFGLAGGLGWKLWDEHAVSQAGQAAQRTAINYAQVLTSIDSNQVDQNFSAVLDGATGEFKDTYTKASVQLRQLLIDNKAAAHGTVVDAAIQSQTKNKVVVLLMVDQTVSNAVRPDGRVDRSRMRITMENAGGRWLASKVELP; translated from the coding sequence GTGACGATTACCGACGACCAGGAATGCGGCACGAGCGAAGACACCGAAAATCCGCCTGGCGACGAGCGGGAAGCGGCGGTGGACGCCGACGGGGAGCAAAAGGTGAACGGCCGAACCCGGCCGTGGAAACGCTACGCCCGCTATGTCCTCGTCGCTGCCGTCTACGCGGGAGCTTTCGGCCTGGCGGGCGGGCTGGGCTGGAAGCTGTGGGATGAGCATGCGGTGAGCCAGGCCGGACAGGCAGCACAGCGGACCGCGATCAACTATGCCCAGGTACTGACGAGCATCGACTCCAACCAGGTCGATCAGAACTTCTCCGCTGTACTTGACGGCGCCACAGGCGAATTCAAGGACACGTACACCAAAGCAAGCGTGCAGCTTCGGCAGTTGCTCATCGACAACAAGGCTGCCGCGCACGGCACCGTGGTGGACGCCGCGATCCAATCGCAGACGAAAAACAAGGTGGTGGTGTTGTTGATGGTCGACCAAACCGTCAGCAACGCGGTGCGTCCCGACGGCCGGGTCGACCGGAGCCGGATGAGGATCACGATGGAAAATGCCGGCGGCCGTTGGCTCGCCAGCAAAGTGGAACTACCTTAG